One segment of Solanum lycopersicum chromosome 1, SLM_r2.1 DNA contains the following:
- the LOC138343121 gene encoding uncharacterized protein, which produces MPLGDFEMILGIDFLRKFQFFPSSHLDGIMIMNFGNAEFVKSVHPFWKVSNIEKNKDKRMMLSAMSINKGLKKGNETIIVVLVELKPNVTVEVPDCVAEFLKKVTNVMPPELPNTLTPRRDIDHKIELLPGAVVPAQDPYRMTPKDLSELCKQLNDLLDAGLIQPSKASYGAPILF; this is translated from the coding sequence ATGCCGTTAGGAGATTTTGAGATGATACTTGGTATTgattttcttagaaaatttcagttttttccttcttcacatTTGGATGGAATCATGATTATGAATTTCGGCAATGCTGAGTTTGTGAAATCTGTTCATCCATTTTGGAAAGTCAGTAATATTGAAAAGAACAAGGATAAAAGAATGATGTTGTCTGCTATGTCAATTAACAAAGGGCTGAAGAAGGGTAATGAAACTATAATTGTTGTCTTAGTCGAATTGAAACCTAATGTAACAGTAGAAGTTCCTGATTGTGTGGCCGAGTTTCTGAAAAAGGTTACCAATGTGATGCCGCCTGAATTGCCAAATACTTTGACGCCAAGGAGGGATATTGATCATAAAATTGAGTTGCTACCAGGTGCGGTAGTTCCTGCACAGGATCCTTATCGTATGACTCCTAAGGATTTATCTGAATTGTGTAAGCAATTGAATGATTTGTTGGATGCTGGTCTGATTCAACCATCTAAGGCTTCTTAtggtgctcctattttgttctaA
- the LOC101250045 gene encoding transcription factor bHLH95-like — MNEGGGNDHDADVWSYLDLNDYQVGSGEKFEGDKVLDLTRSDACQPLTIVNEMFEVNIYAAKNRSPPNREKNGKGIAEPKSGVDRGGGKRESKHKIHKWTERERRKKMLTLFDTLHDLVPNLPTKADQSTIVGEAVNHILELQNIFTKLKSQKLERLEEYNIRLMSSQKVDNSWEKYVGDQVSTNNSTVITPTTHGPSPLIPTGFMTWSSPNVILNVCGEDAHISVCFPKNPKLFAIICYVLEKHKIDILSAQVSSDQFRSMFMIQAHAKGGSELALFSEVFTVEDMFKQAAIEIRALTTSK; from the exons atgaatgaaggtGGTGGGAATGACCATGATGCTGATGTCTGGTCATACCTGGACTTGAATGACTATCAAGTTGGGAGTGGAGAGAAGTTTGAGGGTGACAAGGTTCTAGATCTGACTAGGTCGGATGCTTGTCAGCCGTTAACAATAGTTAATGAGATGTTTGAAGTGAATATTTATGCTGCCAAAAATAGAAGTCCACCAAATCGAGAAAAAAATGGTAAGGGCATTGCTGAACCAAAGTCTGGTGTTGATAGAGGCGGAGGTAAACGAGAATCTAAGCACAAGATACACAAATGGACGGAGAGAGAAAGGAGAAAGAAGATGCTAACCTTGTTTGACACTCTTCATGATTTGGTTCCTAATCTCCCTACTAAG GCTGATCAGTCTACAATAGTTGGTGAAGCAGTGAACCACATCCTTGAACTGCAGAATATTTTCACAAAACTTAAAAGTCAAAAGCTAGAAAGGCTAGAAGAATATAACATAAGGTTGATGAGTTCACAAAAAGTTGATAATAGTTGGGAGAAATATGTGGGCGATCAAGTATCAACCAACAATTCAACTGTTATTACACCAACAACTCATGGTCCTAGTCCTCTTATTCCAACAGGTTTTATGACATGGAGTTCACCAAATGTGATACTGAATGTTTGTGGTGAGGATGCACATATTAGTGTGTGTTTTCCTAAGAATCCAAAATTATTTGCcattatttgttatgttttagaaaaacataaaattgacATTCTGTCTGCTCAAGTTTCATCTGATCAATTCAGAAGCATGTTCATGATCCAAGCTCAT GCAAAAGGTGGAAGTGAGTTAGCTCTATTCTCCGAAGTATTCACAGTGGAAGACATGTTCAAGCAAGCTGCAATTGAGATAAGGGCATTGACAACCTCCAAATGA